From Leptotrichia wadei, one genomic window encodes:
- the cobS gene encoding adenosylcobinamide-GDP ribazoletransferase, with the protein MKYIKNFFEQFIILIQFMTRIPIPLKINYSEKKLGKSVKFFPLVGLIIGLILYFTNFLITVYLKNIFYNKTITAIFLIILEILIVGIIHIDGLADTFDGLFSYAKKEKMLEIMKDSRIGTNGAVVLILYFITKTVLISEIITTNPKYLIIFPIIARLSTPVNAGLSNYARKSGMSNAIISENGIFEAIFSLALSIILVFYIIGIKGIVAISIAFIFIIIFMLNVRKKIDGITGDTMGACLELTSILVLFLGIILR; encoded by the coding sequence ATGAAGTACATAAAAAATTTTTTTGAACAATTTATCATTCTCATTCAATTTATGACACGAATCCCAATACCGCTAAAAATCAACTACAGCGAAAAAAAACTTGGAAAATCAGTAAAATTTTTCCCTTTAGTTGGCTTAATTATCGGCTTAATTTTATATTTTACAAATTTTTTAATTACAGTTTATTTAAAAAATATTTTTTATAATAAAACAATAACTGCCATATTTTTAATAATTTTAGAAATTCTGATTGTAGGAATAATCCATATTGATGGGCTTGCCGATACTTTTGATGGACTATTCAGCTATGCAAAAAAAGAAAAAATGCTAGAAATTATGAAAGACTCAAGAATCGGAACAAATGGAGCAGTTGTTTTAATTTTATATTTTATCACAAAAACTGTTCTAATCTCCGAAATAATCACAACAAACCCAAAATATCTCATAATCTTTCCAATTATTGCCAGACTTTCAACCCCAGTAAACGCTGGACTTTCTAACTATGCCAGAAAATCTGGAATGAGCAATGCCATAATTTCTGAAAATGGCATCTTTGAAGCAATTTTTTCACTTGCTCTATCAATTATTCTGGTTTTTTACATAATTGGCATAAAAGGAATTGTTGCTATATCCATTGCATTTATATTTATAATTATTTTTATGTTAAATGTACGAAAAAAAATTGATGGAATAACTGGCGACACAATGGGAGCTTGTCTTGAACTTACTTCAATTCTAGTTTTATTTTTAGGAATTATTTTGAGATAA
- a CDS encoding histidine phosphatase family protein — protein sequence MTEILFIRHGETDYNKKNLYYGHLNPGLNETGINQLKSTKKKLEEMNEKIDIVFSSDLKRCRQSLELLELDENIEKYFLEELRELNFGDIEGKSYDKIRKEFPHYIDEMKNNWKYFRTEGGESLDDLQKRVVKKIDEIKEKYQNRKILIVAHAGVIQTAISYYLFNNLDGYWKFKLDNGSITKMVVTDDGFIYFDYINHKSQ from the coding sequence ATGACAGAAATTTTATTTATACGCCACGGCGAAACAGATTATAATAAAAAAAATTTATATTACGGACATTTGAATCCAGGTTTGAATGAAACTGGAATTAATCAATTAAAAAGTACAAAAAAGAAACTTGAAGAAATGAATGAAAAAATCGACATAGTTTTTTCAAGCGACTTGAAAAGATGTAGACAAAGCCTTGAATTACTTGAACTTGATGAAAATATTGAAAAATATTTTTTAGAAGAGTTAAGAGAACTTAATTTTGGAGATATTGAAGGAAAAAGTTATGATAAAATTAGAAAAGAATTTCCGCATTATATTGATGAAATGAAAAATAATTGGAAATATTTTAGGACTGAAGGTGGAGAAAGCCTGGATGACTTACAAAAACGGGTTGTGAAAAAAATTGATGAAATAAAAGAAAAATATCAAAATAGAAAAATTCTTATTGTAGCTCATGCTGGTGTCATTCAGACTGCAATTAGTTATTATTTATTTAATAATTTAGATGGATATTGGAAATTTAAGCTGGATAATGGGAGTATTACGAAGATGGTTGTGACAGATGATGGATTTATTTATTTTGATTACATAAATCATAAATCACAATAG
- a CDS encoding YiiX/YebB-like N1pC/P60 family cysteine hydrolase — MKCIFFNIETIVKKTVFLFIAISTTLFCQITDPSYKWYPVTELIEKANKLKTGDILVLSKQHTILQSQGHVAVINENMKIVEFPSFSIGYAESPIFAWYDEKRKVSVFRLKNIDDNFKNALFKEIDKTTTKTYGLTFNKNFDKRLYCSQFVYLVFKRAGIDVGRDVDLDSNGGKVVLPFDIMRSPLLENVDLDE; from the coding sequence ATGAAATGTATTTTTTTTAATATTGAAACAATAGTTAAAAAAACTGTTTTCTTATTTATTGCAATTTCAACGACACTTTTTTGCCAGATTACTGATCCCAGCTACAAATGGTATCCTGTTACAGAACTGATTGAAAAAGCGAATAAACTTAAGACTGGAGATATTCTAGTCCTGTCTAAGCAGCACACTATTCTGCAGTCTCAGGGGCATGTCGCTGTTATTAATGAGAATATGAAGATTGTGGAGTTCCCATCCTTTTCAATCGGGTATGCTGAAAGTCCTATCTTTGCCTGGTATGATGAAAAAAGGAAGGTTTCTGTGTTCAGATTGAAAAATATTGATGATAATTTTAAGAATGCTCTGTTCAAGGAAATTGACAAGACTACGACCAAAACTTACGGGCTTACCTTTAACAAGAACTTTGACAAGCGGCTTTACTGTTCGCAGTTTGTCTATCTTGTATTTAAAAGAGCAGGAATTGATGTTGGAAGGGATGTTGACCTGGATTCAAACGGGGGCAAGGTTGTCCTGCCTTTTGACATTATGAGGTCGCCGCTTCTGGAAAATGTTGACCTGGATGAATAG
- a CDS encoding zinc ribbon domain-containing protein, with amino-acid sequence MFLGKQFLKIDKWFPSSKTCSKCGNVKEKLELSESSSLL; translated from the coding sequence ATGTTTTTAGGAAAGCAATTTTTGAAGATAGATAAGTGGTTTCCATCGTCGAAAACTTGTAGTAAATGTGGAAATGTTAAAGAGAAACTGGAATTATCAGAAAGTAGTTCACTATTGTGA
- a CDS encoding nicotinate-nucleotide--dimethylbenzimidazole phosphoribosyltransferase: MGKLLFDTIKKIKPLDKNRMEEKGKELNSLLKTPKGLGKLEELAIRLEGIDKNYKPDKKMVLVMAADNGVEQEKVSKSKRVITQYVVEAMLNGKSSINALGMVYNADVKVVDLGIDESSDIKNEINLSGIIEKKIIKSGTNNIAKEVAMTYEQAVKAIETGIEMVDEFVKDGYNLFATGEMGIGNTTTSSAVLKVLTDLPIDEIVGCGSGIDDKTLEHKKNVVKKAIQVNGLLNFFEKSKNAEGKKKIRKEQGNMDFESKINFENFKTEESQKITINVLAKVGGLDIAGMAGTYLGCAKNRVPVVIDGFISAVSALIAYKICPVSREFMIASHLSEEPGMKYIMKELNLEPMLFMNMKLGEGTGAVMMFPVIEGACNITGVVRKYPDV; this comes from the coding sequence ATGGGGAAATTATTATTTGATACAATAAAAAAAATAAAACCGCTAGATAAAAATAGAATGGAAGAAAAGGGAAAAGAACTAAATTCTTTGTTAAAAACTCCAAAAGGACTGGGAAAGCTGGAAGAATTGGCAATTCGGCTGGAAGGAATTGACAAAAATTATAAGCCTGATAAAAAGATGGTGCTTGTTATGGCGGCTGATAATGGAGTGGAACAGGAAAAGGTAAGTAAATCTAAAAGAGTAATAACGCAATATGTTGTGGAAGCGATGTTAAATGGAAAATCTTCGATTAATGCTCTTGGGATGGTTTACAATGCTGATGTAAAAGTGGTAGATTTGGGAATTGATGAAAGTTCAGATATTAAAAATGAGATAAATCTTTCAGGAATTATTGAAAAAAAAATTATAAAGTCTGGCACTAATAATATTGCTAAAGAAGTTGCAATGACTTATGAGCAGGCTGTGAAAGCGATAGAAACTGGGATTGAGATGGTTGATGAATTTGTGAAGGATGGATATAATTTGTTTGCAACTGGAGAAATGGGGATTGGGAACACTACAACTAGCAGTGCGGTTTTGAAGGTTCTTACGGATTTGCCGATAGATGAGATTGTTGGTTGCGGGAGCGGAATTGATGATAAAACTTTGGAACATAAAAAAAATGTTGTAAAAAAGGCAATTCAAGTAAATGGTTTGCTGAATTTTTTTGAAAAAAGTAAAAATGCTGAAGGAAAAAAGAAGATTAGAAAAGAACAAGGAAATATGGATTTTGAAAGTAAAATAAATTTTGAAAACTTTAAAACAGAAGAATCTCAAAAAATTACAATAAATGTGCTGGCTAAAGTTGGAGGATTGGATATTGCCGGAATGGCTGGAACCTATTTAGGATGTGCTAAAAATCGTGTTCCTGTTGTGATAGACGGCTTTATTTCCGCTGTTTCCGCTCTTATTGCCTACAAAATCTGCCCAGTTTCCAGAGAATTTATGATTGCTTCACATTTAAGTGAAGAGCCAGGAATGAAATATATTATGAAGGAACTGAATTTAGAGCCGATGCTTTTTATGAATATGAAATTGGGGGAAGGAACTGGGGCGGTTATGATGTTTCCTGTGATTGAGGGTGCTTGTAATATTACTGGAGTTGTGAGAAAATATCCTGATGTTTAG
- the hemB gene encoding porphobilinogen synthase, protein MFKRHRKLRKNEVIRNLVKDVYISKDDLIYPIFVEEGENIKSEIPSMPGIFRYSIDRLSEELDELVKLGINSILLFGIPEKKDACATEAYNENGIIQNAVRFIKKNYDNFLVICDICCCEYTDHGHCGILDENGCVKNDETLEVLGKTALSYARAGVDIVAPSDMMDGRVEKISEVLAQNHFENIPIMAYSVKYSSAFYGPFRDAADSAPQFGDRKSYQMNFQYSKDAIDEVAEDLRQGADIIIVKPAMAYLDVIKKVSDTFEVPIVAYSVSGEYSMVKAAAQNGWIDEMKIVIEQMYAMKRAGADVIITYYAKEVAKYIQDFLK, encoded by the coding sequence ATGTTTAAAAGACATAGAAAACTGAGAAAAAATGAAGTTATTAGAAATCTTGTAAAGGATGTCTATATTTCAAAGGATGATTTGATTTATCCGATTTTTGTTGAGGAAGGTGAAAATATTAAAAGTGAAATTCCATCGATGCCTGGAATTTTTAGATATTCAATTGATAGACTTTCGGAAGAATTGGATGAACTTGTAAAATTAGGAATAAATTCGATTTTGCTTTTTGGTATTCCTGAAAAAAAGGATGCTTGTGCTACGGAAGCATATAATGAAAATGGAATTATTCAAAATGCAGTTAGATTTATTAAGAAAAATTATGATAATTTTCTTGTGATTTGCGATATTTGCTGTTGTGAATACACGGATCACGGACATTGCGGGATACTTGATGAAAACGGCTGTGTTAAAAATGATGAAACTTTGGAAGTTTTGGGAAAAACGGCACTTTCTTATGCGAGGGCAGGAGTTGACATTGTGGCTCCATCGGATATGATGGATGGACGTGTGGAAAAAATTTCAGAAGTTTTGGCTCAAAATCATTTTGAAAATATTCCAATAATGGCATATTCTGTAAAATATTCATCTGCATTTTATGGACCTTTCAGAGATGCGGCAGATTCGGCGCCACAATTTGGCGATAGAAAGTCCTATCAGATGAACTTTCAATATTCAAAGGATGCAATAGATGAAGTTGCCGAAGATTTACGGCAAGGAGCGGATATTATAATTGTAAAGCCTGCGATGGCATATCTTGATGTAATAAAAAAAGTAAGTGATACTTTTGAAGTTCCAATTGTGGCTTACAGTGTTTCTGGGGAATATTCGATGGTAAAGGCTGCGGCTCAAAATGGCTGGATTGATGAAATGAAAATTGTGATAGAGCAAATGTATGCTATGAAACGGGCAGGAGCAGATGTGATTATTACTTATTATGCAAAGGAAGTTGCAAAATATATTCAAGATTTTTTAAAATGA
- the trkA gene encoding Trk system potassium transporter TrkA produces the protein MKIVIAGAGVVGESLCSELSEEGNDVILIEKVEKILNRLVETYDITGLVGNGASYETLLEAGTDTADIFIAATESDELNIISSIIAKKLGTKFTIARVRNPEYSSNMQFVREGLGISLMINPEQETAKSIANKLMFPVALSVENFFGQRAGFISIRVQKDNFLNGMQLKELEFSSKDKVIICTVRRGEDVFIPSGDFTILEGDIVHIAGSKEAVHKFYDKIEKSNLKIDSALLVGGGTISHYLIGKLLENKIKVKVIENNKERAEKLSESYPKAIVIRGDEADQEFLMQEGINNYDSTVILTDSDEENTVITMFVNSITNSKLITKMNRTLMLSILEKNTRTSTVVPKKVISDMIISVVRSKTNMRGSTMSFLYRLESQVEFITFEINKNSRAIDISLKDLKIKKGTLIASILRDGKMIFPGGNDAIKINDSVMVVTTASSIEDFDDILE, from the coding sequence ATGAAAATAGTTATAGCGGGAGCTGGTGTTGTTGGAGAGTCGCTTTGCAGTGAACTTTCGGAAGAAGGAAATGATGTTATTCTAATTGAGAAGGTAGAGAAAATATTAAATAGACTTGTGGAAACTTATGATATAACAGGACTTGTTGGAAATGGGGCTTCTTATGAAACTTTGTTGGAAGCGGGGACAGATACGGCTGATATTTTTATTGCGGCAACAGAATCAGATGAGTTAAATATAATTTCTTCTATTATAGCAAAAAAACTTGGAACAAAATTTACAATAGCAAGAGTGAGAAATCCTGAATATAGTTCAAATATGCAGTTTGTAAGGGAAGGGCTTGGAATTTCGCTTATGATAAATCCTGAACAGGAAACTGCTAAAAGTATTGCAAATAAATTAATGTTTCCAGTCGCTTTAAGTGTAGAAAACTTTTTTGGTCAAAGAGCTGGATTTATTTCAATAAGAGTTCAAAAAGATAATTTTTTAAATGGAATGCAGTTAAAAGAACTCGAATTCAGTTCAAAGGATAAAGTGATTATTTGTACTGTAAGAAGAGGTGAAGATGTATTTATTCCAAGTGGAGATTTTACTATCTTAGAAGGGGATATTGTCCATATTGCAGGATCAAAGGAAGCAGTACATAAATTTTACGATAAAATTGAAAAAAGCAATTTAAAAATTGATTCTGCACTGCTTGTTGGTGGAGGAACAATTTCCCATTATTTAATAGGAAAGCTGCTGGAAAACAAAATTAAAGTAAAAGTTATAGAAAATAATAAGGAACGTGCAGAAAAATTAAGTGAGTCGTATCCAAAGGCAATTGTAATAAGAGGAGATGAAGCTGATCAGGAATTTCTGATGCAGGAAGGGATAAATAATTATGATTCAACTGTAATTCTTACAGATAGTGACGAAGAGAATACAGTTATTACAATGTTTGTAAATTCCATAACAAATTCTAAATTAATCACAAAAATGAACAGGACTCTAATGCTTTCAATACTTGAAAAAAATACAAGAACATCTACAGTTGTACCTAAAAAAGTTATTTCCGATATGATAATAAGCGTTGTAAGATCAAAAACTAATATGCGAGGCTCTACAATGAGCTTTCTATATAGGTTAGAAAGTCAAGTAGAATTTATTACTTTTGAAATTAATAAAAACAGCCGTGCTATTGATATCTCGTTGAAAGATTTAAAAATAAAAAAAGGTACATTAATTGCGAGCATATTAAGAGATGGAAAAATGATTTTTCCTGGAGGAAATGATGCAATAAAAATTAACGATAGTGTGATGGTCGTTACAACAGCATCTTCGATCGAAGATTTTGATGATATTTTAGAATAA
- a CDS encoding precorrin-2 dehydrogenase/sirohydrochlorin ferrochelatase family protein, with protein sequence MWFPLFVNLKNKKVLVIGGGKVAFKKISKILEYEADITVIAENIAEEKLLELENLRIENNRKIENDKDEIEKLVKEYFLVIAATDNEELNENVAEICDSKGILINNVSSKTKMNVMFGGIVKNDEFQIAVSTSGKNCRRSRAMKSEIQKILDRIEK encoded by the coding sequence ATGTGGTTTCCATTATTTGTAAACTTGAAAAATAAAAAAGTTTTAGTTATTGGCGGCGGAAAAGTTGCATTTAAAAAGATTAGCAAAATTCTGGAATATGAGGCTGATATTACGGTTATTGCGGAAAATATTGCAGAAGAGAAGTTGCTGGAACTGGAAAACTTGAGAATAGAGAATAATAGAAAAATTGAAAATGATAAAGATGAGATTGAAAAACTTGTAAAAGAGTATTTTTTAGTTATTGCAGCTACGGATAATGAGGAATTGAATGAAAATGTGGCTGAAATTTGTGATTCTAAAGGGATATTGATTAATAATGTATCTTCAAAAACTAAGATGAATGTGATGTTTGGAGGAATTGTAAAAAATGATGAGTTTCAAATTGCAGTTTCTACGAGCGGGAAAAATTGCAGACGTTCACGTGCTATGAAAAGCGAGATTCAAAAGATTTTGGATAGAATTGAAAAATAA
- a CDS encoding autotransporter outer membrane beta-barrel domain-containing protein — protein MKEIERFLKRILKKKQKYTKALLITFLMTGGLAVATPIAPNANGEYIVNSGTGNGDVLNYNNYSHGVFRISEGKKFIFTGQGDIDSRTPSPLFTPRTLITVTDSNTEFKATGQIGVSSNIDMNFGSSKEAILYTVTNPITGANSNAINQKVTLKDVFITAPNSTVSTVKVEAKNGYGIKNAELNLIGTDGFKSQIHSAADGWLVEVDADEANGVYSELTVNGIDDSTEGDGGTQILGLMTKHGKSVLNVNLVGGAYWGLSKNSSLSEQRATINSLNIDKKSFLSFDESNVTESDGVTSIYHIKLTSDGINNDGTLNNGGLIQLTNDSNKDKLIIEGNYHGDNGRIEMNTVWNAPGGENGENSESDLVYITGNATGTTKVVPIYIDDTPQENIFENYIPGNVQQLSQRINSVPVVKVAGNSTPTTFTGTARTAGAAEAQLTSRQVNGIWEYYWTISPLGSSGATAGIIGGTTGGSSGSSRPIYIMAQPVSAYVLMPKVNMEMGYSTVGTLHERRGENRILDLENMSDDKGQIWTRIYGSGLNENGTDRFQYEGNLYGVQIGHDFKINKDKNGNDHLLGGYISYNRASTDFFDEYRAENGKISDSKYTGKGKSESISLGITKTKYTPKGSYYDLVGQVSYLQNKYNSRDDYSAKQNGFGLLLSGEAGKSFNISKNGNWSVEPQAQLIYQYLNTKSFNDGLRNVNQDNRNGLRGRAGVRLAYNGDNGNSRTNSYYAVANVWHDFTKYDSKYTNIGSDKITEKLGTTWGEIGLGAQAPLGQKSNLYVDTRYEHSFNNSNRSGYKGTIGFKHTF, from the coding sequence ATGAAAGAAATAGAAAGATTTTTAAAGAGAATTCTAAAAAAGAAACAAAAGTACACAAAAGCACTTCTAATCACATTTTTGATGACAGGTGGACTTGCAGTGGCAACACCTATAGCTCCAAATGCTAATGGTGAATATATTGTAAATTCTGGTACTGGAAATGGGGATGTTCTTAATTATAATAATTATTCACATGGTGTTTTTAGAATTAGTGAAGGTAAAAAATTTATTTTTACAGGACAAGGAGATATAGATTCAAGAACGCCAAGTCCTTTATTTACACCCAGAACTTTGATAACAGTTACAGATTCAAATACTGAATTTAAAGCGACTGGTCAGATTGGAGTATCAAGTAATATTGACATGAATTTTGGTTCATCAAAAGAAGCAATTTTATATACAGTAACAAATCCAATTACAGGAGCAAATTCCAATGCTATAAATCAGAAAGTAACTTTAAAAGATGTTTTTATAACAGCACCAAATTCAACAGTATCTACTGTAAAAGTTGAAGCTAAGAATGGATATGGTATAAAAAATGCAGAACTTAATTTAATCGGTACTGATGGTTTTAAATCACAAATTCATTCAGCCGCTGATGGTTGGCTAGTTGAAGTTGATGCAGATGAAGCAAATGGTGTTTATTCAGAATTGACAGTTAATGGAATAGATGATAGCACTGAAGGTGATGGTGGGACACAAATATTAGGTTTGATGACAAAACATGGAAAATCTGTTTTAAATGTAAATTTGGTAGGTGGAGCATACTGGGGATTAAGTAAAAATAGTTCTCTTTCTGAACAAAGAGCAACAATTAATTCATTAAATATAGATAAAAAATCTTTTTTATCATTTGATGAAAGTAATGTTACAGAAAGTGATGGGGTAACTTCAATTTATCATATAAAATTGACATCTGATGGAATTAATAATGATGGAACTTTAAATAACGGTGGACTTATTCAGTTAACAAATGATTCCAACAAGGATAAACTTATTATAGAAGGAAATTATCATGGAGATAATGGTAGAATTGAAATGAACACTGTTTGGAATGCACCAGGTGGTGAAAATGGAGAAAACTCAGAATCAGATTTAGTCTATATCACAGGAAATGCAACTGGAACAACAAAAGTAGTACCAATTTATATTGACGATACCCCACAAGAAAATATATTTGAAAATTATATTCCTGGAAATGTTCAGCAATTATCGCAACGAATAAACAGTGTCCCAGTTGTAAAAGTAGCTGGAAATTCTACACCAACTACATTTACTGGAACTGCAAGAACAGCTGGAGCAGCTGAAGCACAGCTTACTAGTAGACAAGTTAATGGAATTTGGGAATATTACTGGACAATCTCGCCACTTGGAAGTTCTGGGGCAACTGCTGGAATAATCGGAGGAACAACTGGCGGATCTTCTGGTTCTAGCCGTCCAATTTACATTATGGCACAACCTGTTTCTGCATATGTATTGATGCCAAAAGTTAATATGGAAATGGGATACTCAACTGTTGGAACTTTACACGAAAGAAGAGGAGAAAATAGAATTCTTGATTTAGAAAATATGTCAGATGATAAAGGACAAATTTGGACAAGAATTTATGGAAGCGGATTAAATGAAAATGGAACAGACAGATTCCAGTATGAAGGAAATCTTTACGGAGTACAAATTGGACACGATTTTAAAATTAATAAGGATAAAAATGGAAATGATCATTTGCTAGGTGGATATATTTCGTATAACAGAGCAAGTACGGACTTTTTTGATGAATACCGTGCTGAAAATGGAAAAATTTCTGATAGCAAGTATACAGGAAAAGGAAAATCTGAAAGTATTTCATTAGGAATTACAAAAACTAAATATACTCCAAAAGGTTCATATTACGATTTAGTAGGACAAGTTTCTTACTTACAAAATAAATATAATTCAAGAGATGATTACAGTGCAAAACAAAACGGCTTTGGATTATTACTTTCAGGAGAAGCTGGAAAATCTTTCAATATCTCAAAAAATGGAAATTGGTCAGTTGAACCACAAGCTCAATTAATTTACCAATATCTAAACACAAAATCGTTTAATGATGGATTAAGAAATGTCAACCAAGATAACAGAAACGGACTTCGTGGAAGAGCTGGCGTAAGATTAGCATATAATGGTGACAATGGTAATAGTAGAACAAACTCATATTACGCAGTCGCAAACGTGTGGCACGACTTCACAAAATACGATAGCAAATACACAAACATTGGCTCAGACAAAATAACTGAAAAACTTGGTACAACTTGGGGAGAAATTGGACTAGGTGCCCAAGCTCCTTTAGGACAAAAAAGTAATCTTTACGTTGATACAAGATATGAACACTCTTTCAATAATTCAAATCGTTCAGGATACAAAGGAACGATTGGATTTAAACATACTTTTTAG
- the hemL gene encoding glutamate-1-semialdehyde 2,1-aminomutase, with protein MNTDNSKKIYKKAKESIPGGVNSPVRAFQSVDKEYPIFIKSGNGSKLYDEDGNEYVDMIGSWGPMILGHNYPQVLEVVKRELENGTSFGLPTKKEVELAELVKSCFLSIEKLRLTTSGTEAAMASVRLARAFTGKNKIIKFEGCYHGHSDSLLVKAGSGLLTFEHQDSNGITEGVVKDTITLPFGDFEKLKKTLENNKDIACVIIEPIPANMGLIETEKEYLEKVREITQKENIVLIFDEVISGFRVSLGGAQKIFGITPDLTILGKIIGGGYPVGGFGGKREIMDLISPVGNVYHAGTLSGNPISVAAGIETISILKENPEIYENINKKTENLANKINELIKKYDISATVNYFGSLFTIFFAKEKVKTLEDAMNTNSEFYSIYFNTMLENGVIVPPSKYEAHFVSYIHNDEDMEKILAGVEKTFEKIAKKSGTIPKRI; from the coding sequence ATGAATACAGATAATTCAAAAAAAATTTACAAGAAAGCAAAGGAATCAATACCTGGTGGAGTAAATAGTCCAGTTAGGGCATTTCAGTCTGTTGATAAGGAGTATCCGATTTTTATTAAAAGTGGAAATGGAAGTAAACTTTATGATGAAGATGGGAATGAATATGTGGATATGATTGGATCTTGGGGACCGATGATTTTGGGACATAATTATCCGCAAGTTTTGGAAGTTGTGAAAAGAGAGCTTGAAAATGGGACTTCGTTTGGGCTGCCTACGAAAAAGGAAGTGGAATTGGCAGAGCTTGTGAAAAGCTGTTTTCTTTCGATTGAAAAGTTGAGATTGACTACTTCAGGGACAGAAGCGGCTATGGCTAGTGTGAGACTTGCTCGTGCATTTACTGGTAAAAATAAGATTATAAAGTTTGAAGGATGTTATCACGGACACTCGGATTCGCTGTTAGTTAAGGCTGGATCAGGGCTTTTGACTTTTGAGCATCAGGATAGTAACGGAATTACTGAAGGAGTTGTGAAGGATACAATAACATTGCCTTTTGGGGATTTTGAAAAGTTAAAGAAAACTTTGGAAAATAATAAGGATATTGCATGTGTGATTATTGAGCCGATTCCTGCAAATATGGGACTTATTGAAACAGAAAAGGAATATTTGGAAAAAGTGCGTGAAATTACACAAAAGGAAAATATTGTGCTGATTTTTGATGAGGTAATTTCAGGATTTAGAGTTTCGTTGGGAGGAGCTCAGAAAATATTTGGAATTACACCTGATTTGACTATTTTAGGGAAAATTATTGGCGGTGGCTATCCAGTTGGCGGCTTTGGAGGAAAAAGGGAAATTATGGACTTAATTTCGCCTGTCGGAAATGTTTATCACGCTGGAACGCTTTCTGGAAATCCAATTTCAGTTGCAGCTGGAATAGAAACTATTTCAATTTTGAAGGAAAATCCTGAAATTTATGAAAATATAAATAAAAAAACAGAAAATCTTGCAAATAAAATTAATGAATTAATAAAAAAATATGACATTTCAGCAACTGTAAATTATTTTGGAAGCCTTTTCACAATATTTTTTGCAAAGGAAAAAGTAAAAACTTTGGAAGATGCAATGAATACAAATAGTGAGTTTTACAGCATATATTTTAACACAATGTTAGAAAATGGCGTAATTGTGCCGCCTTCAAAATATGAAGCGCATTTTGTTTCTTATATTCATAATGATGAGGATATGGAGAAAATATTGGCTGGTGTGGAAAAAACTTTTGAAAAAATTGCTAAAAAGTCTGGAACTATACCCAAACGTATTTAA